A single Methylomonas sp. AM2-LC DNA region contains:
- the recA gene encoding recombinase RecA, with protein MDDNKKKALGAALMQIEKQFGKGSVMRMGDAAAMRDIDVVSTGSLGLDIALGCGGLPRGRVVEIFGPESSGKTTLTLQTIAQMQKLGGTAAFVDAEHALDPEYAQKIGVNIGDLLVSQPDTGEQALEITDMLVRSGAVDIVVIDSVAALTPKAEIEGDMGDSHMGLQARLMSQALRKLTANIKRSNTLVIFINQLRMKIGVMFGNPETTTGGNALKFYASVRLDIRRIGSIKKGDEVIGNETRVKVVKNKVAPPFKQADFEILYGEGVSFLGELVDLGVEHGFVQKSGSWYSYNNEKIGQGKDNAKQFLRDNPDKAIVLEKAIREKAFASRHTAPLAIIEDDDSEFADGD; from the coding sequence ATGGACGACAACAAGAAAAAGGCGCTAGGCGCCGCTTTGATGCAGATTGAAAAGCAGTTTGGCAAGGGTTCCGTTATGCGTATGGGTGATGCAGCCGCCATGCGTGATATCGATGTAGTGTCCACGGGTTCTTTAGGGCTTGATATCGCTCTGGGTTGTGGTGGTTTACCGCGTGGGCGAGTTGTTGAAATTTTCGGACCAGAGTCTTCTGGTAAAACCACGTTGACTTTACAAACCATTGCCCAAATGCAAAAGCTGGGTGGTACGGCAGCATTTGTCGATGCTGAACATGCCCTGGATCCAGAATATGCCCAAAAAATCGGTGTTAATATTGGTGATTTATTAGTCTCGCAACCCGATACGGGGGAGCAGGCTTTAGAAATTACTGACATGCTGGTGCGCTCCGGCGCTGTAGATATCGTAGTTATCGATTCAGTAGCTGCTTTAACCCCAAAAGCTGAGATCGAAGGTGACATGGGCGATTCGCACATGGGGCTGCAAGCCCGGTTAATGTCGCAGGCTTTGCGTAAATTAACAGCGAATATCAAACGTTCCAATACGCTGGTGATTTTTATCAACCAATTACGTATGAAAATTGGAGTCATGTTTGGTAATCCAGAAACAACGACGGGTGGTAATGCCTTAAAATTTTATGCATCGGTACGACTAGATATTCGTCGTATTGGATCGATTAAGAAAGGTGATGAAGTTATTGGTAACGAGACTCGGGTTAAAGTTGTCAAAAACAAAGTTGCACCACCGTTTAAACAGGCCGATTTTGAGATTCTGTATGGAGAAGGCGTGTCTTTCTTGGGAGAATTGGTCGATTTAGGTGTTGAGCATGGTTTTGTGCAAAAATCTGGTTCCTGGTATAGCTACAATAATGAGAAAATTGGCCAGGGTAAAGATAATGCCAAACAGTTTTTACGGGATAACCCAGACAAAGCTATCGTTTTGGAAAAAGCTATTCGGGAAAAAGCCTTTGCTTCTCGACATACAGCACCGTTGGCAATAATCGAAGATGATGACAGCGAGTTTGCAGACGGCGATTGA
- a CDS encoding regulatory protein RecX, with amino-acid sequence MMTASLQTAIERNQKITQICMRLLARREHSQRELLDKLALRGFKRQEVEPILKEMIAQNWQNDSRFVECYVRQRIADGYGPLRIRYELQQRGIDDVDLDTLADEYVDGWQNQLLSVYERKYDQVKVLSAAEWLKRNRFLYQRGFNAEMIKTLFATLKLKLSQ; translated from the coding sequence ATGATGACAGCGAGTTTGCAGACGGCGATTGAACGTAATCAGAAAATAACCCAGATTTGTATGCGCTTGTTGGCCAGGCGCGAACATAGTCAGCGCGAATTATTGGACAAACTGGCTTTGCGCGGCTTTAAGCGCCAGGAAGTCGAGCCAATTTTAAAGGAAATGATCGCACAAAACTGGCAGAACGATAGCCGGTTTGTTGAGTGTTATGTTCGGCAGCGTATTGCAGATGGCTATGGCCCGTTGCGTATTCGTTATGAGTTACAGCAACGAGGTATTGATGATGTCGATCTGGATACACTGGCAGATGAATATGTCGATGGCTGGCAAAATCAATTATTGAGCGTTTATGAGCGCAAATATGATCAGGTAAAGGTTTTGTCAGCGGCTGAATGGTTGAAACGTAATCGATTTTTGTATCAGCGTGGATTTAATGCTGAAATGATTAAAACCTTGTTTGCTACGTTAAAACTTAAATTAAGTCAGTAA
- the alaS gene encoding alanine--tRNA ligase — protein sequence MKKMTSAELRTAFLEFFRQRGHAVQPSSSLVPGNDPTLLFTNAGMVQFKDVFLGREKLDFSRATTSQRCVRAGGKHNDLENVGYTARHHTFFEMLGNFSFGDYFKHDAIHFAWDFLTKELGIPAEKLWVTVFDEDSEAEAIWLEDVKIDPLRFSRIGAKDNFWSMGDVGPCGPCTEIFYDHGAHVPGGPPGSADEDGDRYIEIWNLVFMQYDRDKDGNLTPLPAPSVDTGMGLERISAVLQGVHSNYEIDLFQPLLKVAAQLAGTQDLNNSSLRVVADHIRSCAFLVADGVLPSNEGRGYVLRRIIRRAIRHGYRLGIHETFFYQLVAPLVAEMGAAYPELTKAQEQVERVLKKEEERFAETLEQGMKILEGCVSKLDSHVIPGDVVFLLYDTYGFPVDLTADFAREHNLSVDHAGFEVEMTAQRERARAGGSFAADYDQDIKHDSCTEFTGYFHLEGSVQVIGLFKQGQAVESLDAGEDGVVILDQTPFYAESGGQVGDTGRIVCGDAVFAVEDTHKQGGTLFLHKGKVLQGTLNLGQACEVSVNADIRKATERNHSATHLLHAALRQTLGEHVAQKGSQVNSERLRFDFSHFEPMTAAELSSVEHLVNAQIRLNKPVAAEIMDKEQAVKAGAMALFGEKYGDEVRVLRIGEFSTELCGGTHVDRAGDIGVFKIISETGVAAGVRRIEAVTGQGALDWLDERETVLHAIAGLLKSAPDKAADKVQQLLEKHRSLEKELEKLKSKLASSAGDELSNQAVDVNGVKVLAVKLDDIDPKALRDLADQLKNKLGNAALVLATVSGDKVSLIASVSKETMNKVKAGDLVNFVAMQVGGKGGGRPDMAQAGGNDPSGLAAALQQVPEWVKAKLD from the coding sequence ATGAAAAAAATGACAAGTGCCGAATTACGAACCGCCTTTCTGGAGTTTTTTCGCCAACGCGGACACGCTGTACAGCCATCCAGTTCCTTGGTGCCGGGAAATGATCCCACTTTGTTGTTTACCAACGCAGGTATGGTGCAATTTAAAGATGTGTTTTTGGGGCGTGAAAAACTGGATTTTAGTCGCGCCACCACCAGCCAGCGTTGCGTGCGTGCCGGTGGTAAACATAATGACCTGGAGAATGTAGGGTATACAGCCCGTCATCATACCTTTTTCGAAATGTTGGGTAATTTCAGTTTTGGCGATTATTTCAAGCACGATGCTATTCATTTTGCCTGGGATTTCTTGACCAAGGAATTGGGCATACCTGCTGAAAAACTATGGGTTACTGTGTTTGATGAAGACTCTGAAGCCGAAGCTATTTGGTTGGAAGATGTCAAAATTGATCCTTTACGATTTTCCCGTATTGGCGCAAAAGATAATTTCTGGTCTATGGGCGATGTCGGTCCCTGTGGTCCTTGTACAGAGATATTCTACGATCACGGAGCTCATGTTCCTGGTGGTCCTCCCGGAAGTGCAGACGAAGATGGTGATCGCTACATTGAAATCTGGAATCTGGTTTTTATGCAATATGATCGCGACAAAGACGGAAATCTGACGCCTTTGCCTGCCCCATCTGTAGATACAGGTATGGGATTGGAGCGAATTTCTGCCGTATTGCAAGGTGTGCATAGTAATTACGAAATCGATCTGTTTCAGCCTTTGTTAAAAGTCGCCGCGCAGTTGGCGGGGACGCAAGATTTAAATAATAGCTCCTTACGCGTAGTGGCAGATCATATTCGTTCTTGTGCTTTCTTGGTTGCTGATGGGGTATTACCCTCCAACGAAGGACGCGGTTATGTCTTACGCCGTATTATTCGTCGTGCTATTCGGCATGGTTACCGCTTGGGTATCCATGAGACTTTTTTCTACCAATTGGTTGCGCCATTGGTTGCCGAAATGGGTGCGGCCTACCCAGAGCTGACTAAAGCTCAGGAGCAGGTAGAGCGAGTATTGAAAAAAGAAGAAGAACGCTTTGCGGAAACCCTGGAACAGGGAATGAAAATTTTGGAAGGATGTGTGTCCAAATTGGATAGTCATGTTATTCCTGGGGATGTGGTGTTTTTACTCTACGATACCTATGGGTTTCCCGTTGATTTAACTGCCGATTTTGCCCGTGAACACAATCTGAGCGTCGATCACGCTGGTTTTGAAGTGGAAATGACTGCCCAGCGCGAACGTGCCAGAGCCGGTGGTAGTTTTGCTGCCGATTACGATCAGGATATTAAGCACGATAGTTGCACCGAGTTTACCGGTTATTTTCATCTGGAAGGTTCGGTACAGGTTATTGGGCTGTTTAAACAAGGTCAAGCCGTAGAAAGCTTGGATGCTGGCGAAGATGGGGTAGTAATTCTGGATCAAACTCCTTTTTATGCTGAATCCGGTGGTCAGGTTGGCGATACCGGTCGTATCGTTTGTGGCGATGCAGTTTTTGCTGTAGAAGATACACATAAGCAAGGCGGTACATTGTTCTTGCATAAAGGTAAGGTATTGCAAGGAACACTCAACTTAGGTCAAGCTTGTGAAGTGAGTGTTAATGCTGACATTCGCAAAGCGACTGAGCGCAATCACTCGGCTACGCATTTATTACATGCTGCTTTACGCCAAACTTTGGGTGAACATGTCGCGCAGAAAGGTTCGCAAGTTAATAGTGAGCGTTTACGTTTCGATTTTTCTCATTTCGAGCCGATGACCGCAGCAGAATTATCCAGCGTAGAACATTTGGTTAATGCGCAGATTCGCTTGAATAAACCAGTGGCTGCCGAAATTATGGATAAGGAGCAAGCCGTTAAAGCGGGTGCCATGGCGCTATTTGGCGAAAAATACGGTGATGAAGTGCGGGTATTAAGGATTGGTGAATTTTCCACCGAGCTTTGCGGTGGTACCCATGTAGATAGAGCTGGTGATATTGGTGTATTTAAAATTATTAGTGAAACTGGGGTAGCCGCTGGAGTACGACGTATTGAGGCTGTTACGGGTCAAGGTGCTTTGGATTGGTTGGATGAACGGGAAACAGTGTTGCACGCCATTGCCGGGTTGTTGAAAAGTGCGCCAGACAAAGCGGCGGACAAGGTTCAGCAATTGTTGGAAAAACATCGCAGCCTAGAAAAAGAACTGGAAAAACTTAAATCTAAACTGGCAAGCTCGGCGGGCGATGAACTATCCAATCAAGCTGTTGATGTGAATGGTGTTAAAGTCTTGGCTGTCAAATTAGACGATATTGATCCAAAAGCATTACGGGATTTGGCTGATCAACTTAAAAATAAACTTGGCAATGCTGCATTGGTGTTGGCCACCGTTAGCGGCGATAAAGTCAGTTTAATTGCCAGCGTTTCCAAAGAAACGATGAACAAAGTTAAAGCGGGCGATTTAGTTAATTTTGTTGCAATGCAAGTGGGTGGAAAAGGTGGCGGTCGGCCAGATATGGCTCAAGCAGGTGGTAATGATCCATCTGGTTTGGCGGCAGCTTTACAACAGGTACCTGAGTGGGTAAAAGCAAAGCTTGATTGA